The following are encoded together in the Mycobacteriales bacterium genome:
- the nuoL gene encoding NADH-quinone oxidoreductase subunit L — protein sequence MENATAAATGIHSLLWLLVALPLAGAAVLLLGGRRTDHWGHLLATGIAGLTFVIGLLSFLRLASFDPESRSVVRHLFTYVPAGGLRVQADLFLDQLSAAFVLLVTGVGTLVHVYSIGYMEHDRDRRRFFAYLNLFLASMLLLVLGSNFVALYVGWELVGVSSYLLIGFWHHKDSAATAAKKAFVTNRVGDVGLSIAVVLIFATFGTVSFDRVFANASALSTGTATGICLLLLLGACAKSAQFPLHVWLPDAMEGPTPASALIHAATMVTAGVYLIARTHPLFEQSKLALALVTTVGVITVLIGGVIACVQDDIKKVLAYSTISQIGYMFIGVGLGPGAYAVGIFHLLTHGFFKALMFMGAGSVMHGLHDETDMRRMGNLRKSMPTTYWTFLFGWLAIIGMVPFAGFWSKDQILESAFVKGDYVLWFLALLGAGITAFYMTRLMCLTFWGPSRVDKDVHPHESPSVMTVPLMILAALSLVGGFVLNVTREGALTRWLEPVFGATESPHSKVSPYLLTVVTLLVVAIGAYTAKVLYLDRPVERTAPEVVAGPVLWARKRLYFDTVYESVFMRPGQYLARALVFFDGRGIDGVVNGAAALMGGTSGRLRRVQTGYVRSYALGIAGGAALLVAVFVAVTVL from the coding sequence ATGGAGAACGCGACGGCCGCGGCGACCGGCATCCACTCGCTGCTGTGGCTGCTCGTCGCGCTGCCGCTGGCCGGCGCGGCGGTGCTGCTGCTCGGCGGGCGGCGCACCGACCACTGGGGCCACCTGCTCGCTACCGGCATCGCCGGGCTGACGTTCGTCATCGGCCTGCTGTCGTTCCTGCGGCTCGCGTCGTTCGACCCGGAGTCGCGGTCGGTGGTCCGGCACCTGTTCACCTACGTGCCCGCGGGCGGGCTGCGCGTCCAGGCGGACCTGTTCCTCGACCAGCTCTCCGCGGCGTTCGTGCTGCTCGTCACCGGCGTCGGCACGCTGGTGCACGTCTACTCGATCGGCTACATGGAGCACGACCGCGACCGGCGGCGGTTCTTCGCGTACCTGAACCTCTTCCTCGCGTCGATGCTGCTGCTCGTCCTCGGCTCCAACTTCGTCGCGCTCTACGTCGGCTGGGAGCTGGTCGGCGTCTCGTCGTACCTGCTCATCGGGTTCTGGCACCACAAGGACTCCGCGGCGACGGCGGCCAAGAAGGCGTTCGTCACCAACCGCGTCGGCGACGTCGGCCTCTCCATCGCCGTCGTGCTGATCTTCGCGACGTTCGGGACGGTGTCGTTCGACCGCGTGTTCGCCAACGCCTCCGCGCTCTCGACCGGCACGGCCACCGGCATCTGCCTGCTGCTGCTGCTCGGCGCCTGCGCGAAGTCGGCGCAGTTCCCGCTGCACGTCTGGCTGCCGGACGCGATGGAGGGCCCGACGCCCGCGAGCGCGCTGATCCACGCCGCGACGATGGTCACCGCCGGCGTCTACCTCATCGCGCGCACCCACCCGCTGTTCGAGCAGTCCAAGCTCGCGCTCGCGCTCGTCACCACCGTCGGCGTCATCACCGTGCTGATCGGCGGCGTCATCGCCTGCGTGCAGGACGACATCAAGAAGGTCCTGGCCTACTCGACCATCAGCCAGATCGGCTACATGTTCATCGGCGTCGGGCTCGGCCCCGGCGCGTACGCCGTCGGCATCTTCCACCTGCTCACGCACGGCTTCTTCAAGGCGCTGATGTTCATGGGCGCCGGCTCGGTCATGCACGGCCTGCACGACGAGACCGACATGCGCCGCATGGGCAACCTGCGGAAGTCGATGCCGACGACGTACTGGACGTTCCTGTTCGGCTGGCTCGCCATCATCGGCATGGTGCCGTTCGCCGGCTTCTGGTCGAAGGACCAGATCCTCGAGTCGGCGTTCGTGAAGGGCGACTACGTGCTCTGGTTCCTCGCGCTGCTCGGCGCGGGCATCACGGCGTTCTACATGACCCGGCTGATGTGCCTGACGTTCTGGGGCCCGTCGCGAGTCGACAAGGACGTCCACCCGCACGAGTCGCCGTCGGTCATGACCGTGCCGCTGATGATCCTCGCGGCGCTGTCGCTCGTCGGCGGCTTCGTCCTCAACGTCACCCGCGAGGGCGCGCTGACCCGCTGGCTGGAGCCGGTGTTCGGCGCGACCGAGTCGCCGCACTCGAAGGTCAGCCCGTACCTGCTGACCGTCGTCACGCTGCTCGTCGTCGCGATCGGCGCCTACACCGCGAAGGTGCTCTACCTCGACCGCCCGGTCGAGCGGACCGCGCCCGAGGTCGTCGCCGGGCCGGTGCTGTGGGCGCGCAAGCGGCTCTACTTCGACACCGTGTACGAGTCGGTGTTCATGCGCCCCGGCCAGTACCTCGCCCGCGCGCTGGTGTTCTTCGACGGCCGCGGCATCGACGGCGTGGTCAACGGCGCCGCCGCGCTCATGGGCGGCACGTCCGGCCGGCTGCGCCGGGTGCAGACCGGCTACGTCCGGTCGTACGCGCTCGGCATCGCCGGCGGCGCGGCCCTGCTCGTCGCGGTGTTCGTGGCGGTGACCGTCCTGTGA
- a CDS encoding NADH-quinone oxidoreductase subunit J — protein sequence MDLTLLAQADPTTHTPVAEAVAFWILAPVALGSAIAMVLSRNAVHAALLLVLDFFCLAVFYAAQGAPFLAAVQVIVYAGAIMVLFLFVLMLIGFDANESLRETLRGQRIAAIVVGLGLGGVLVGGIGHALLKTPSVGVEEANSGGNVLAIARLLYGAADRGADSYLLAFEMTSALLIVAALGAMVLAHKQRAKLPSQREQSIARFAGTHPTPLPGPGVFHGTDDTTHAALLPDGSPAPGSAVPRVEHWGGDA from the coding sequence ATGGACCTGACGCTCCTCGCCCAGGCGGACCCGACGACGCACACGCCCGTCGCCGAGGCCGTGGCGTTCTGGATCCTCGCGCCCGTCGCGCTCGGCAGCGCGATCGCCATGGTGCTCTCCCGCAACGCCGTCCACGCGGCGTTGCTGCTCGTGCTCGACTTCTTCTGCCTCGCGGTGTTCTACGCCGCGCAGGGGGCGCCGTTCCTCGCCGCCGTCCAGGTCATCGTCTACGCCGGCGCGATCATGGTGCTGTTCCTGTTCGTCCTCATGCTCATCGGCTTCGACGCGAACGAGTCGTTACGCGAGACGCTGCGCGGCCAGCGCATCGCCGCGATCGTCGTCGGCCTCGGCCTCGGCGGCGTGCTCGTCGGCGGCATCGGCCACGCGCTGCTGAAGACGCCGTCGGTCGGCGTCGAGGAGGCCAACTCCGGCGGCAACGTCCTCGCCATCGCCCGGCTGCTCTACGGCGCCGCCGACCGGGGTGCCGACTCGTACCTGCTGGCGTTCGAGATGACCTCGGCGCTGCTCATCGTCGCGGCGCTCGGCGCGATGGTGCTGGCGCACAAGCAGCGCGCGAAGCTGCCGAGCCAGCGCGAGCAGTCGATCGCGCGGTTCGCCGGCACGCACCCGACGCCGCTGCCCGGCCCCGGCGTCTTCCACGGGACCGACGACACGACGCACGCCGCGCTGCTCCCGGACGGCTCGCCCGCCCCCGGCAGCGCGGTCCCGCGCGTCGAGCACTGGGGCGGTGACGCATGA
- a CDS encoding NADH-quinone oxidoreductase subunit M, which translates to MTPWITALEAVPAIGAIAVAATPRDRDETAKRVALVASLVTFALSVAAAAQYHSHSAKAFQLVEDHAWIAQFGIRYKVGVDGIALAMVLLTTFLTPIVLLASWRQESRVKTYFALFLALETAMVGVFCALDLFLFYVFFEAMLVPMYFLIGVYGGERRVYAAVKFFLYTLLAGLLMLTSILGLYFLSRKQSGAIGAGAHGTFDYEKLLHLTISTGTAKWLFLGFFVAFAVKVPVFPFHTWLPDAHTEAPTGGSVVLAAVMLKIGTFGFLRYAIPLFPSAARYFATTMMVLGVVGILYGSLVAMAQKDVKRLVAYTSVAHLGFIVLGIFAFSRQAGTGGVLYMVNHGLSTGALFLVIGFLYERRHTRLIEEYGGIQSVAPVLAASFLVAGLSSLALPGLNGFVSEFLVLLGTFGRHRVLGVLATLGIVLAALYILIAYQRTMTGPVTVEANKTMPDLSLREKVVIAPVLAMIVALGVYPRPVLDLVAPSVDRVLDRVGRHEPAPSLANLTGADAEVGIGSTK; encoded by the coding sequence GTGACCCCCTGGATCACCGCCCTCGAAGCGGTCCCCGCGATCGGCGCCATCGCCGTCGCCGCGACGCCGCGCGACCGCGACGAGACCGCCAAGCGCGTCGCGCTCGTCGCGTCCCTCGTGACGTTCGCGCTCAGCGTCGCGGCCGCCGCGCAGTACCACTCGCACTCGGCCAAGGCGTTCCAGCTCGTCGAGGACCACGCCTGGATCGCGCAGTTCGGCATCCGGTACAAGGTGGGCGTCGACGGCATCGCGCTCGCGATGGTGCTGCTCACGACGTTCCTCACGCCGATCGTGCTGCTCGCGTCGTGGCGGCAGGAGTCGCGCGTCAAGACGTACTTCGCGCTGTTCCTCGCGCTGGAGACGGCGATGGTCGGCGTGTTCTGCGCGCTCGACCTGTTCCTGTTCTACGTCTTCTTCGAGGCGATGCTCGTCCCGATGTACTTCCTCATCGGCGTCTACGGCGGCGAGCGCCGGGTCTACGCGGCGGTGAAGTTCTTCCTCTACACGCTGCTCGCCGGCCTGCTCATGCTGACGTCGATCCTCGGCCTCTACTTCCTCTCCCGGAAGCAGTCCGGCGCGATCGGCGCGGGCGCGCACGGGACGTTCGACTACGAGAAGCTGCTGCACCTCACCATCTCCACCGGCACCGCGAAGTGGCTGTTCCTCGGCTTCTTCGTGGCGTTCGCGGTCAAGGTGCCGGTGTTCCCGTTCCACACCTGGCTGCCCGACGCGCACACCGAGGCGCCGACCGGCGGCTCGGTCGTGCTGGCCGCCGTCATGCTGAAGATCGGGACGTTCGGGTTCCTGCGCTACGCGATCCCGCTGTTCCCGTCGGCCGCGCGCTACTTCGCCACGACGATGATGGTGCTCGGCGTCGTCGGCATCCTGTACGGATCGCTGGTCGCGATGGCACAGAAGGACGTCAAGCGGCTCGTCGCCTACACGTCGGTCGCGCACCTCGGCTTCATCGTGCTCGGCATCTTCGCGTTCTCCCGGCAGGCCGGCACCGGCGGCGTGCTCTACATGGTCAACCACGGCCTCTCCACCGGCGCGCTGTTCCTCGTCATCGGCTTCCTCTACGAACGCCGGCACACCCGGCTGATCGAGGAGTACGGCGGCATCCAGTCGGTCGCGCCGGTGCTCGCCGCGTCGTTCCTCGTGGCCGGCCTGTCGTCGCTCGCGCTGCCCGGGCTGAACGGCTTCGTCTCGGAGTTCCTCGTGCTGCTCGGCACGTTCGGGCGGCACCGGGTGCTCGGCGTCCTCGCCACGCTCGGCATCGTGCTCGCCGCGCTCTACATCCTCATCGCCTACCAGCGCACGATGACCGGCCCGGTCACCGTCGAGGCGAACAAGACGATGCCCGACCTGTCGCTGCGCGAGAAGGTCGTCATCGCCCCGGTGCTCGCGATGATCGTCGCGCTCGGCGTCTACCCGCGCCCGGTGCTCGACCTGGTCGCGCCGTCCGTCGACCGGGTGCTCGACCGGGTCGGGCGGCACGAGCCCGCACCGTCGCTGGCCAACCTCACCGGCGCCGACGCCGAGGTCGGGATCGGGAGCACGAAGTGA
- the nuoI gene encoding NADH-quinone oxidoreductase subunit NuoI, which produces MFDALKGFGLTFKTMFRRVNTVQYPEVKEQTQARFHGRHQLNRHADGLEKCVGCELCAWACPADAIFVEGADNTEAARFSPGERYGAVYQINYLRCIFCGLCIEACPTRALTMTNEYELADDSREDLIFTKEQLLAPLLAGMEQPPHPMRLGDEKAYYGPERREATRTADGTLLPASHESAHD; this is translated from the coding sequence GTGTTTGACGCCCTCAAGGGCTTCGGCCTGACGTTCAAGACGATGTTCCGCCGGGTCAACACCGTGCAGTACCCGGAGGTCAAGGAGCAGACGCAGGCGCGCTTCCACGGCCGCCACCAGCTCAACCGGCACGCCGACGGCCTGGAGAAGTGCGTCGGCTGCGAGCTCTGCGCCTGGGCCTGCCCGGCCGACGCCATCTTCGTCGAGGGCGCCGACAACACCGAGGCGGCCCGCTTCTCGCCCGGCGAACGGTACGGCGCCGTGTACCAGATCAACTACCTGCGCTGCATCTTCTGCGGCCTCTGCATCGAGGCGTGCCCGACCCGCGCGCTGACGATGACCAACGAGTACGAGCTCGCCGACGACAGCCGCGAGGACCTCATCTTCACCAAGGAGCAGCTGCTCGCCCCGCTGCTCGCCGGCATGGAGCAGCCGCCGCACCCGATGCGGCTCGGCGACGAGAAGGCGTACTACGGGCCGGAGCGCCGCGAGGCGACCCGCACCGCCGACGGCACGCTGCTGCCGGCCTCGCACGAGAGCGCCCACGACTGA
- the nuoN gene encoding NADH-quinone oxidoreductase subunit NuoN, with translation MSLLHLAFQDPERITSPHVEWYQLAPMLSVFAAATVGVLVEAFAPETRRRVAQLGVAVVGLLAALLFSVRLWTAHSPKVVADGVVSVDGPALFLQGTLAVLALAALLLLAERGNPSDPDAAVARDLPTESFPLALFAVGGMMLFVSATNLLVLFVALEILSLPLYLLTGLARRRKIVSQEGALKYFLLGAFSSAFFLYGLALLYGYAGSVSFAAIRDATTVVGNNDALLYAGLALLGVGLLFKVGAVPFHSWTPDVYQGAPTPITALMAAGTKVAAFGGLVRVLYVVGGEVVWDWRPAVWVVAILTMVVGAVVAVTQQDVKRMLAYSSVAHAGFILTGVAAANNVGLRGVLFYLLAYGFTVLGAFGVVTLVRDADGEATHLSQWQGLGRRSPVVASVFAFFLFALAGIPLTSGFTAKFGVFEAAVEGRATPLVIVGVLTSAVAAFFYARVVVLMFFQEPAEDGPTVVLPSAPAAAALGLAVMVTLLLGVLPGEMVRIADVAARGFVR, from the coding sequence GTGAGCCTGCTGCACCTGGCCTTCCAGGACCCCGAGCGGATCACGTCGCCGCACGTCGAGTGGTACCAGCTCGCGCCGATGCTGTCGGTGTTCGCCGCCGCGACCGTCGGCGTGCTGGTCGAGGCGTTCGCGCCCGAGACCCGCCGCCGCGTGGCGCAGCTCGGCGTCGCCGTCGTCGGCCTGCTCGCCGCGCTGCTGTTCTCGGTCCGGCTCTGGACCGCGCACTCGCCGAAGGTCGTCGCCGACGGCGTCGTCAGCGTCGACGGCCCCGCGCTGTTCCTCCAGGGGACGCTCGCCGTCCTCGCGCTCGCGGCGTTGCTGCTCCTCGCCGAACGCGGCAACCCGAGCGACCCGGACGCCGCCGTCGCGCGCGACCTGCCGACGGAGTCGTTCCCGCTGGCGCTGTTCGCCGTCGGCGGCATGATGCTGTTCGTCTCCGCGACCAACCTCCTCGTGCTGTTCGTCGCGCTGGAGATCCTGTCGCTGCCGCTGTACCTGCTCACCGGTCTCGCCCGGCGCCGCAAGATCGTGAGCCAGGAGGGTGCGCTCAAGTACTTCCTGCTCGGCGCGTTCTCCTCGGCGTTCTTCCTCTACGGCCTCGCGCTGCTCTACGGCTACGCCGGCTCGGTGTCGTTCGCCGCGATCCGCGACGCCACGACCGTGGTCGGCAACAACGACGCCCTGCTCTACGCGGGCCTCGCGCTGCTCGGCGTCGGGCTGCTGTTCAAGGTCGGCGCGGTGCCGTTCCACTCGTGGACGCCGGACGTCTACCAGGGCGCGCCGACGCCGATCACCGCGCTGATGGCCGCCGGCACCAAGGTCGCGGCGTTCGGCGGGCTGGTCCGCGTCCTCTACGTCGTCGGCGGCGAGGTCGTGTGGGACTGGCGGCCGGCCGTCTGGGTCGTCGCGATCCTGACCATGGTCGTCGGCGCGGTGGTCGCGGTGACGCAGCAGGACGTGAAGCGGATGCTCGCGTACTCGTCCGTCGCGCACGCCGGCTTCATCCTCACCGGCGTCGCCGCCGCCAACAACGTCGGCCTCCGCGGCGTGCTGTTCTACCTGCTCGCGTACGGCTTCACCGTCCTCGGCGCGTTCGGCGTCGTCACGCTCGTCCGCGACGCCGACGGCGAGGCCACGCACCTGTCGCAGTGGCAGGGCCTCGGCCGGCGGTCGCCGGTCGTCGCGAGCGTGTTCGCGTTCTTCCTCTTCGCGCTGGCCGGCATCCCCCTCACGAGCGGCTTCACCGCGAAGTTCGGCGTCTTCGAGGCGGCGGTCGAGGGGCGGGCGACGCCGCTCGTCATCGTCGGCGTGCTGACCTCGGCGGTGGCGGCGTTCTTCTACGCGCGCGTGGTCGTGCTGATGTTCTTCCAGGAGCCGGCCGAGGACGGGCCGACGGTCGTGCTGCCGAGCGCGCCCGCCGCCGCCGCGCTCGGGCTCGCCGTCATGGTGACGTTGCTGCTCGGCGTGCTGCCGGGCGAGATGGTGCGCATCGCCGACGTCGCCGCGCGCGGGTTCGTGCGCTGA
- the nuoK gene encoding NADH-quinone oxidoreductase subunit NuoK has protein sequence MNPVYYLFLAAMLFSVGTVGVLVRRNAIVVFMCVELMLNAVNLTLVTFSRMNGRLDGQVLAFFVMVVAAAEVVVGLAIIVSIFRTRRSASVDDASLLKW, from the coding sequence GTGAACCCGGTCTACTACCTGTTCCTCGCCGCGATGCTGTTCAGCGTCGGCACGGTCGGGGTGCTGGTACGGCGCAACGCGATCGTCGTGTTCATGTGCGTCGAGCTCATGCTCAACGCCGTCAACCTGACGCTCGTGACGTTCTCCCGCATGAACGGCCGCCTGGACGGCCAGGTGCTCGCGTTCTTCGTCATGGTCGTGGCGGCCGCCGAGGTCGTCGTCGGGCTGGCGATCATCGTGAGCATCTTCCGCACGAGGCGGTCCGCCTCGGTCGACGACGCGAGCCTGCTGAAGTGGTGA